A window from Polaromonas naphthalenivorans CJ2 encodes these proteins:
- a CDS encoding type IV toxin-antitoxin system AbiEi family antitoxin domain-containing protein, with protein sequence MRNTTNFSFKSLLSDLPRGQPIGRRLMSDHGLTTKHAARLAKEGWLERLGHGAYTLPAETLDRDASIAWLVPAVSGLHVAGKTALSWRGVRHNLAFRETLTLWGDKPAKLPAWFTTRFPSHYQATHLFDARMPPELGIAPLPGGRPDVPVSTPERALLELLSDVGNRQTLEEAKHLVEGARSLRLPLLDELFSYLTRIKVVRLAYAVADELNLPWKSIARQHSERLGGGKRWVSVGKTGERLDLKRNP encoded by the coding sequence ATGCGAAATACAACAAATTTTTCATTCAAGTCGCTCCTCTCGGATCTGCCGCGCGGCCAACCCATCGGGAGGCGATTGATGAGTGACCACGGTTTGACGACCAAGCACGCCGCTCGTCTTGCGAAAGAGGGTTGGCTGGAACGTCTCGGACACGGCGCCTATACCTTACCAGCCGAAACACTGGACCGGGATGCGAGCATCGCCTGGCTAGTTCCTGCCGTGTCTGGTCTGCACGTTGCCGGAAAGACGGCGCTAAGCTGGCGCGGAGTGCGGCACAACCTCGCCTTTCGAGAAACGCTGACACTTTGGGGGGACAAACCGGCCAAGCTACCCGCCTGGTTTACCACGCGGTTCCCCTCTCACTACCAGGCGACGCACCTCTTCGACGCGAGAATGCCACCGGAGCTTGGCATCGCGCCGTTGCCTGGCGGGAGACCTGATGTTCCGGTTTCGACGCCCGAGCGCGCCTTGCTAGAACTTCTCAGCGACGTCGGAAACAGGCAGACCCTGGAAGAGGCAAAGCATCTCGTAGAGGGCGCCCGTTCGCTTCGACTGCCTCTGCTTGATGAGCTTTTTTCGTACCTGACCCGTATCAAAGTGGTACGGCTAGCGTATGCCGTGGCCGATGAGCTCAATCTTCCTTGGAAATCCATCGCACGACAACACAGCGAGCGGCTCGGCGGCGGCAAGCGCTGGGTGAGTGTGGGAAAGACAGGGGAGCGCTTGGATCTCAAACGAAACCCATGA